The Vitis riparia cultivar Riparia Gloire de Montpellier isolate 1030 chromosome 3, EGFV_Vit.rip_1.0, whole genome shotgun sequence genome includes a region encoding these proteins:
- the LOC117911289 gene encoding phosphatidylinositol 4-kinase alpha 1 isoform X1, translated as MEALTELCDLIAENPEQFSEKLAWICSRCPPPESLLGGSPRVSRSHLNAVLAIARFLARCPNQTDHHQRPQSMVLEFLRSVPSSFNQSFWPQSYGQDAISAFYVDFLGYVAKATELSPDFATEVAGFAGEVLITALNHDGEGSGISRVFLMALSQNFPPILPSDAERLVTSLLDQFVVSVPVSAPMSPREAGAAASETSTSSAQSSPISVNHYQPNDSSMSPANEVSRLSGSSSAASASSKGSVVINGGSVALKSSIEQFGVSYAFGDGGGGAAMLRQHVSSFEEESVESLEKQEIAFELIGHILDKVHIDPKLVEQVRLIAKKQLQSLSAFLKIRKRDWTEQGPLLKTRINTKLSVFQAAARLKIKSLSSLDSEGKSSKRLLLETLALLVDASEACLLSVWRKLRICEELFSSLLAGILQIALTRGGQLLRVLLIRLKSLVLTACAQADTWGNSQGAMFEIVMKTSCEIIEFGWIKDRAPVDTFILGLASSIRERNDYEEQDGKEKQATPVVQLNVIRLLADLNVSINKSEVVDMILPLFIESLEEGDASTPSSLRLRILDAASRMASLGFEKSYRETVVLMTRSYLSKLSSVGSAESKTLAPEATTERVETLPAGFLLIASKLANAKLRSDYRHRLLSLCSDVGLAAESKSGRSGADFLGPLLPAVAEICSDFDPTLDVEPSILKLFRNLWFYVALFGLAPPIQKNQPQIKSVSTTLNSVGSMGALALQAVGGPYMWNTQWSAAVQRIAQGTPPLVVSSVKWLEDELELNALHNPGSRRGSGNEKAAVAQRAALSAALAGRVEVTAMSTISGVKATYLLAVAFLEIIRFSSNGGILNGGGASLNASRSAFSCVFEYLKTPNLMPAVFQCLTAIVHTAFETAVSWLEDRISDTGNEAEIRESTLSAHACFLIKNMSQREEHIRDISVNLLSQLRERFLQVLWNSSCLDSLLFSVHDESPSALFNDPAWVATIRSLYQKVVREWIINSLSYAPCTSQGLLQEKLCKANTWQRAQHKPDVVSLLSEIRIGTGKNDSWIGTRTANVPAVIAAAAAASGANFKLTDAFNLEVLSTGIVSATVKCNHAGEIAGMRRFYDSIDGFQPGAAPTGFALGLQRLRSGVSHQPQPENESFNEILLNKFVRRLQQFVNIAEKGGEVNKLSFREICSQATALLLSNLGSNSKSNLEGSSQLLRLLCWCPAYISTPDAMETGVFIWTWLVSAAPQLGSLVLAELVDAWLWTIDTKRGLFASEARYSGPTAKLRPHLSPGEPEQQPEKDPVEQIIAHRLWLGFLIDRFEVVRHNSVEQLLLLGRMLQGTAKLPWKFSRHPAATGTFFTVMLLGLKFCSCQSQGNLQSFKTGLQLLEDRIYRASLGWFANEPEWYDMNNINFAQSEAQSVSIFVHYLSNERVDTVQSESKKGVRENGSSLGDVKDQYHPVWGQMENYAAGREKRKQLLLMLCQHEADRLHVWAQPTNSSSSSRLKISSEKWIEFARTAFSVDPRIALSLASRFPTVPSLKAEVTQLVQLHIMELRCMPEALPYFVTPKAVDENSTLLQQLPHWAACSITQALEFLTPAYKGHPRVMAYVLRVLESYPPNRVTFFMPQLVQALRYDEGQMLSQRLVEGYLLRAAQRSDIFAHILIWHLQGEQYGPELGKDAASAKNSSFQALLPVVRQRIVDGFTPKALDLYNREFRFFDQVTSISGVLLPLPKEERPAGIRRELKKIQMEGEDLYLPTATTKLVKGIQVDSGITLQSAAKVPIMITFNVVDREGNHDDIKPQACIFKVGDDCRQDVLALQVISLLRDIFEAVGLNLYVFPYGVLPTGPGRGIIEVVPNSRSRSQMGETTDGGLYEIFQQDFGPVGSPSFENARDNFIISSAGYAVASLILQPKDRHNGNLLFDKEGRLVHIDFGFILETSPGGNMRFESAHFKLSHEMTQLLDPSGVMKSETWYKFVSLCVKGYLAARRYMDGIVNTVLMMVDSGLPCFSRGDPIGNLRKRFHPEMSDREAANFMIRTCIDAYNKWTTAGYDLIQYLQQGIEQ; from the exons ATGGAGGCTCTCACGGAGCTATGCGACCTGATCGCGGAGAATCCAGAGCAATTCTCGGAGAAACTCGCATGGATTTGCAGCAGATGCCCCCCACCGGAGTCTCTTCTGGGCGGATCTCCTAGGGTTTCGCGCTCTCACCTCAATGCGGTGCTTGCCATCGCCAGATTCCTCGCGCGATGCCCTAATCAGACGGATCACCATCAGCGGCCGCAATCTATGGTTCTCGAGTTTCTCCGATCGGTGCCCTCTTCGTTTAATCAGTCATTCTGGCCGCAATCGTACGGACAGGATGCGATTTCGGCGTTTTATGTTGATTTTTTGGGGTACGTGGCGAAGGCGACTGAATTGTCGCCGGATTTCGCTACGGAGGTGGCCGGATTCGCCGGAGAAGTTTTGATCACGGCGCTGAATCATGATGGTGAAGGTTCGGGGATCTCGAGGGTGTTTTTGATGGCTTTATCGCAGAATTTCCCGCCAATTTTGCCTTCGGATGCCGAGAGATTGGTAACGTCTCTATTGGATCAGTTTGTGGTCTCCGTCCCGGTATCCGCTCCCATGTCGCCGAGGGAGGCAGGAGCGGCAGCATCCGAAACGTCGACGTCGTCTGCCCAGAGCTCGCCGATTAGTGTCAACCATTATCAGCCGAATGATAGTTCAATGAGTCCGGCCAATGAAGTTAGCCGTCTATCAGGTTCTTCTAGTGCTGCAAGCGCGTCCTCCAAGGGGTCCGTGGTGATAAATGGGGGAAGTGTTGCGTTGAAAAGCAGCATTGAACAATTTGGGGTGAGTTATGCGTTTGGTGATGGAGGGGGTGGTGCGGCCATGTTGAGGCAACATGTTTCGTCGTTCGAGGAAGAGTCAGTGGAGAGCTTGGAGAAGCAAGAGATTGCATTCGAATTGATAGGGCACATACTGGATAAAGTTCATATTGATCCTAAGCTTGTAGAGCAGGTTAGGTTAATTGCAAAGAAACAGCTTCAATCCTTGTCAGCTTTTCTGAAG ATAAGGAAGCGGGATTGGACAGAACAGGGACCGCTACTAAAAACCCGAATAAACACAAAGTTATCTGTATTCCAGGCTGCAGCAAGGTTGAAAATTAAGAGTCTTTCATCCCTTGATTCTGAAGGAAAATCCTCTAAGAGATTGCTGCTTGAAACTCTTGCATTGCTGGTAGATGCTTCTGAAGCATGTTTACTATCAGTGTGGAGAAAGTTGAGAATTTGTGAAGAGCTATTCAGCTCTTTGCTAGCTGGAATTTTGCAAATTGCTTTAACTCGTGGAGGCCAGCTGTTAAGGGTTTTGCTTATTCGTCTCAAATCTCTTGTGCTGACTGCATGTGCACAG GCTGATACTTGGGGTAATAGTCAGGGAGCCATGTTTGAGATTGTCATGAAGACAAGTTGTGAGATAATTGAATTTGGTTGGATCAAAGACAGGGCTCCTGTGGACACTTTCATCTTGGGATTAGCTTCAAGTATTCGTGAACGGAACGATTATGAGGAACAG GATGGGAAAGAAAAACAGGCAACTCCTGTTGTGCAGCTTAATGTTATACGCTTGCTGGCTGATTTGAATGTTTCCATTAACAAGTCTGAAGTGGTAGACATGATATTGCCGCTATTTATTGAAAGCTTGGAAGAGGGTGATGCTTCGACTCCTAGCTCATTACGACTCCGA ATTCTTGATGCTGCGTCTCGCATGGCTAGTTTAGGTTTTGAAAAGTCCTACCGTGAGACAGTTGTTCTGATGACGAGAAGTTATTTGAGTAAACTTTCTAGTGTAGGATCTGCAGAAAGCAAAACGTTAGCTCCAGAAGCCACTACAGAACGTGTTGAG ACTCTTCCTGCAGGGTTTCTTCTGATTGCTAGCAAGCTTGCGAATGCTAAATTGCGGTCAGATTATCGACACCGTTTGCTGTCTTTGTGCTCAGATGTAGGGTTGGCTGCAGAATCCAAAAGTGGAAG GAGCGGAGCAGATTTTCTGGGACCTTTACTTCCTGCTGTTGCTGAAATATGTTCTGATTTTGATCCTACTCTAGATGTGGAACCttcaattctaaaattatttaggAACTTGTGGTTCTATGTTGCACTTTTCGGGCTAGCCCCTCCCATACAGAAAAATCAGCCTCAGATAAAGTCAGTTTCAACAACTCTGAACAGTGTGGGTAGCATGGGTGCACTTGCTCTTCAGGCTGTGGGTGGACCATACATGTGGAATACTCAGTGGTCTGCTGCAGTTCAACGAATTGCTCAGGGGACCCCACCCCTT GTTGTTAGCTCAGTAAAATGGCTTGAAGATGAATTGGAACTTAATGCTCTTCACAATCCTGGAAGTCGTCGAGGGAGTGGAAACGAGAAAGCTGCTGTAGCCCAAAGAGCTGCTCTTTCTGCTGCTTTAGCAGGACGAGTTGAGGTTACTGCAATGAGCACAATTTCAG GCGTCAAGGCTACCTATCTCCTTGCAGTAGCTTTTTTGGAGATTATACGATTCAGCAGCAATGGTGGCATACTTAACGGTGGTGGTGCCAGTTTGAATGCTTCTAGAAGTGCCTTCAGCTGTGTCTTTGAGTACCTCAAAACTCCAAATCTTATGCCAGCTGTCTTCCAGTGTTTGACAGCAATAGTCCACACAGCATTTGAAACAGCAGTATCATGGCTG GAGGATCGAATATCTGATACCGGAAATGAAGCTGAGATCAGAGAATCTACTCTTTCTGCTCATGCCTGTTTTCTCATAAAGAATATGTCTCAAAGGGAGGAACACATTCGAGATATCTCTGTCAACTTGTTGAGTCAACTTAGAGAAAGGTTTCTTCAG GTTCTATGGAATTCCTCCTGTCTGGATTCCCTGCTATTTTCAGTTCATGATGAGTCGCCTTCTGCTCTTTTCAATGATCCTGCTTGGGTAGCAACCATACGTTCTTTATATCAAAAGGTTGTTCGAGAGTGGATCATAAATTCACTTTCATATGCTCCATGCACCAGCCAGGGTCTTCTTCAG GAAAAGCTTTGTAAAGCAAACACATGGCAGAGAGCTCAGCATAAGCCTGATGTGGTCTCTCTTCTATCTGAGATACGGATTGGCACTGGGAAAAATGATAGTTGGATAGGTACACGAACAGCAAATGTTCCTGCAGTTATTGCTGCAGCTGCTGCGGCATCAGGAGCAAACTTTAAATTGACAGACGCCTTCAACTTGGAGGTTCTAAGTACAGGAATAGTCAGTGCAACAGTTAAGTGCAATCACGCTGGAGAAATTGCTGGAATGAGAAGGTTTTACGacagcattgatggatttcaaCCTGGTGCTGCCCCAACAGGCTTTGCTCTTGGCCTTCAAAGGTTGAGATCTGGAGTGTCTCATCAACCACAGCCTGAGAATGAgtcttttaatgaaattttgcTTAACAAATTTGTGCGTCGACTTCAACAATTTGTTAACATTGCAGAGAAAGGTGGGGAAGTGAATAAGTTGTCATTTCGTGAAATTTGTTCTCAGGCAACTGCATTGCTTCTCTCAAATCTG GGCTCTAACTCAAAATCGAATCTAGAAGGCTCCTCACAACTTCTACGTCTTCTTTGTTGGTGTCCGGCTTACATTTCCACCCCGGATGCAATGGAAACTGGTGTATTCATTTGGACTTGGTTAGTTTCTGCTGCACCTCAACTGGGATCTCTTGTCCTTGCTGAGCTTGTTGATGCATGGTTGTGGACAATCGACACAAAACGTGGTCTCTTTGCGTCTGAAGCAAGGTATTCAGGACCAACTGCAAAATTAAGGCCTCATCTTTCCCCTGGAGAGCCAGAACAACAGCCAGAAAAGGATCCTGTTGAACAGATAATCGCTCATAGACTCTGGCTTGGGTTCTTGATTGACCGCTTTGAG GTAGTTAGGCACAATAGTGTTGAACAACTCTTGCTTCTTGGTCGAATGTTACAAGGGACTGCAAAACTACCTTGGAAGTTTTCACGCCATCCTGCAGCTACTGGTACTTTTTTCACTGTCATGCTTCTTGGGCTCAAATTCTGCTCATGCCAGTCTCAGGGCAATCTGCAGAGTTTTAAAACTGGGCTTCAGCTGCTAGAAGATCGGATTTATCG GGCTTCTTTGGGCTGGTTTGCTAATGAACCTGAATGGTATGACATGAACAACATAAATTTTGCCCAGAGTGAGGCTCAATCTGTTTCTATATTTGTTCATTATCTTTCAAATGAACGGGTGGATACTGTTCAATCAGAATCAAAAAAGGGTGTGCGTGAAAATGGGAGCTCTTTGGGTGATGTG AAGGATCAATATCACCCTGTTTGGGGACAGATGGAGAACTATGCTGCTGGAAGAGAAAAACGTAAGCAGTTGCTTTTGATGCTATGCCAGCATGAAGCTGATAGACTTCATGTTTGGGCACAACCCACCAACTCAAG TTCATCTTCTCGGCTGAAAATTAGCTCAGAGAAATGGATTGAGTTTGCCAGAACTGCCTTTTCTGTTGATCCACGGATAGCTTTATCCTTGGCCTCAAGGTTCCCAACAGTTCCTTCCTTGAAGGCTGAAGTGACTCAGCTGGTTCAG TTGCACATAATGGAGCTCCGCTGCATGCCAGAAGCATTGCCATATTTTGTCACCCCAAAAGCAGTTGATGAAAATTCAACACTCTTGCAACAATTGCCACATTGGGCAGCTTGTTCAATTACGCAGGCTCTTGAGTTCCTTACTCCTGCATATAAGGGACACCCACGTGTTATGGCTTATGTTCTTAGGGTTTTGGAATCATATCCTCCTAATCGAGTTACTTTTTTCATGCCCCAGCTGGTTCAGGCTTTACGCTATGATGAAGGG CAAATGCTTTCTCAGAGGTTGGTTGAAGGATATTTGCTTAGAGCTGCTCAAAGGAGTGATATATTTGCTCATATTCTGATATGGCATCTACAG GGTGAGCAATATGGTCCAGAATTGGGAAAAGATGCAGCCTCTGCAAAG AATAGTTCATTTCAAGCGTTATTGCCAGTTGTTAGGCAGCGAATTGTTGATGGTTTCACCCCCAAAGCCCTTGATTTGTATAATAGAGAATTTCGTTTCTTTGACCAAGTCACATCTATTTCTGGTGTACTTCTGCCACTTCCGAAGGAAGAACGACCAGCTGGTATCAGGAG GGAATTGAAGAAAATTCAAATGGAAGGAGAAGACCTTTATCTACCTACTGCTACTACTAAACTTGTCAAGGGTATTCAGGTGGATAGTGGGATAACTTTACAGTCAGCAGCAAAAGTTCCAATTATGATTACATTTAATGTGGTTGATCGGGAAGGGAATCATGATGATATAAAGCCCCAAGCTTGCATTTTCAAA GTAGGAGATGATTGTCGGCAAGATGTGCTTGCTCTACAAGTGATTTCTCTTCTTCGAGACATATTTGAAGCAGTTGGACTTAATCTCTATGTGTTTCCTTATGGAGTTCTCCCAACTGGCCCAGGGAGAGGGATAATTGAG GTTGTGCCTAATTCACGGAGCAGAAGTCAGATGGGTGAAACCACTGATGGTGGTCTGTATGAGATTTTTCAACAGGACTTCGGACCAGTTGGGTCTCCCAGTTTTGAAAATGCACGTGATAACTTCATTATTAGCAGTGCTGGTTATGCAGTTGCCAGCCTAATACTTCAACCTAAGGATAGGCACAATGGGAACCTTCTTTTTGACAA GGAGGGAAGGCTTGTTCATATCGATTTTGGTTTTATACTGGAAACTTCACCTGGTGGAAATATGCGATTTGAAAGTGCCCACTTCAAGCTGAGCCATGAAATGACTCAATTACTTGATCCATCTGGGGTTATGAAAAGTGAAACCTGGTACAAGTTTGTAAG CTTGTGCGTGAAGGGCTACCTTGCTGCCCGCCGATACATGGATGGGATTGTGAACACGGTGTTGATGATGGTAGACAGCGGATTACCCTGCTTCAGTAGGGGTGACCCCATTGGAAATCTTCGCAAGAGATTTCATCCCGAGATGAGCGACCGTGAGGCAGCCAACTTCATGATCCGCACATGCATAGATGCCTACAACAAGTGGACCACTGCTGGGTATGATTTGATACAATACTTGCAACAGGGCATCGAGCagtga